The proteins below are encoded in one region of Phaseolus vulgaris cultivar G19833 chromosome 1, P. vulgaris v2.0, whole genome shotgun sequence:
- the LOC137814103 gene encoding 3,9-dihydroxypterocarpan 6A-monooxygenase-like, protein MDAAGATLLGYIFSSSLAFLLLTLLLKYFGILRTKNGSVGAPPSPPSLPIIGHLHLVGSIIPKSLQALARRYGPLIQLRLGASTCVVVSNAQVAKEVMKTHDLNFCNRPQFGSSENYLYKGSDFVTVPYGPYWRFIKKLCVTQLLSTTQLGRLRHIRQQEIEKLLKSLLECSSEGRETDLSRDLSALTNNVLCRMAMSTTCLDHDVNDGEDIFGLVTEFMHLGAKLSMGEVLGPLGKFDLFGYGKKLVRIVGKFDRIMERILQEHEANNSERGDMMDILLRVHKDPNAEMRLTRNDIKAFFLDIFLAGTDTSSTASQWAMAEIMNNAGVLTKVRAEIEEVVGSSRLVTESDLQNLPYLQAVVKEVLRLHPTAPFTIRESKEDCTINGYDIKGQTRTLINMYAIMRDPEAWANPEEFIPERFLVDDSDETKGGDFRYLPFGSGRRGCPGSSLALTVIQGTVASLIQCFDWKTKGGERVCLEEGSSFSTGLAKPLVCYPVTRFNPF, encoded by the exons ATGGATGCTGCTGGTGCAACCCTTttgggttacatcttctcctcCTCCTTAGCTTTCCTTCTTCTCACTCTACTTTTGAAGTACTTTGGCATTTTACGAACCAAAAATGGCAGTGTTGGAGCTCCACCATCTCCACCGTCGCTTCCCATCATCGGTCATCTTCACCTTGTGGGTTCCATCATACCGAAATCATTGCAAGCTCTGGCTCGCCGTTATGGCCCTCTCATTCAGCTCCGTTTAGGTGCCTCAACATGCGTAGTTGTATCCAACGCCCAAGTCGCCAAAGAAGTCATGAAAACACATGACCTCAATTTCTGTAACCGACCCCAGTTTGGATCCTCAGAGAACTACTTATACAAAGGCTCTGATTTCGTCACTGTCCCATATGGTCCTTATTGGCGCTTCATCAAAAAGCTTTGCGTTACTCAACTTCTCTCCACCACGCAGCTTGGGCGCTTACGGCACATCCGGCAGCAGGAGATAGAGAAGCTCTTGAAATCTCTCCTGGAGTGTTCCTCTGAAGGCAGGGAAACGGATTTGAGCCGTGATCTTTCTGCTTTGACCAACAATGTCCTGTGTCGGATGGCCATGAGTACGACCTGTTTGGACCACGACGTTAATGATGGTGAGGATATTTTTGGCCTGGTGACAGAGTTTATGCACTTGGGAGCCAAGTTGAGCATGGGTGAGGTGTTGGGACCATTGGGAAAATTTGACTTGTTTGGGTATGGAAAGAAGCTTGTCAGAATAGTTGGTAAATTCGACCGGATTATGGAGCGCATCTTACAGGAACATGAAGCGAACAACTCCGAAAGAGGGGACATGATGGATATTCTATTGCGAGTCCACAAAGATCCAAATGCTGAGATGAGGTTAACAAGGAATGATATCAAGGCCTTCTTCCTG GATATTTTCCTAGCGGGAACAGACACGTCTTCAACAGCTTCCCAATGGGCCATGGCAGAAATCATGAACAATGCAGGAGTGTTGACAAAGGTGAGGGCAGAGATTGAAGAAGTGGTGGGTTCTAGCAGGTTGGTTACTGAATCAGACCTTCAAAATCTACCTTATCTCCAAGCTGTTGTGAAGGAAGTGCTAAGACTCCACCCTACGGCACCGTTCACTATTAGAGAATCAAAAGAGGACTGCACCATCAACGGGTATGATATAAAGGGCCAGACACGGACACTGATAAATATGTACGCCATCATGCGGGACCCAGAAGCGTGGGCGAACCCAGAAGAGTTTATACCAGAAAGGTTCTTGGTAGACGACAGTGATGAGACGAAGGGTGGTGATTTCAGGTACCTTCCATTTGGATCTGGGAGGAGGGGATGCCCTGGATCTTCACTTGCCTTAACGGTTATACAAGGGACAGTTGCATCATTGATCCAATGTTTTGATTGGAAGACGAAAGGGGGAGAGAGAGTTTGTTTGGAAGAAGGATCATCATTTTCTACAGGATTGGCAAAACCACTTGTTTGTTATCCTGTCACTCGTTTTAATCCTTTTTAA